GTATATTAgtttattcatattataaataatatatttaaaattatgtaaattGTATGAATagttgtttattaatttattcatattataaaccatatatttaaaattttataaatggtatGAATAGTTGtttattagtttattcatattataaaccatgtatttaaaattgtatgaaGTGTATAAGGGGttgtttgttaatttattcatatgtgttttaaaacaataCGAAATattgaagtattttttttataagagaaataaaataaactaaaaagtaATGTAAACAACGTGGTCCAGCCAACATTGTTAGTAAAGccacattgaaaaaaaaattccaaaataatatcatttaaCTTCATTaccattctaaaaaaaattaataagcaaatttttgtaatattataaattctttttcGGTTCTATGAACCCGAAATTGATTTACTAAATTAACccaaccaaacccaaaaatgctaatccaatccaacccttataattttgggttggattggttcAGGTTGTTGGATTAAATAGATACTCCAAGTAGGAAATCGTGTACTGCCATCTAATAGACTAATAGAAACCGCTTGTCATCGTAGATCAAATTCTCTCGAACCCGTTTAGAATTCATCATCATTGAAAAATACATTTCACTTGTCATCAAGGAATCTATTCGTTGTCGAAAAGTATATTCTACCTATCATTTAACCACTCATTAGAAGTTTAAGATCGAAGTCTTCATAGATGGTCGGTTTGACAAAGATTATCCGATACGCTAAGCTCACTTTACCATCGATCAAATACAATATCTTGGTTATAAGGAGAGTTTCCTACCATTTGCTAGAACAAAAAAGCagcaaaagaacaaagaagcaAAGCTAGGAAGAAGGATAAAAACGTAATTTTGAGTGGCAATTTCCCTCCATCTTTCCTAAACGCCATGGCCACATAAAGCGGCCAGCAATTGGCCACCACAAACCCCGCCACAACCATTTGACCAAACAATTCCTCCCAAACGCCCCTCGATCTCCAAATTCCGATCACTCCACCGGCAAACCCCACCAAATTGACTGTCGCAGCCGTCGCCATCGGCACGAACATCGGCGACGAGGCTCCGAATTCAAACAGCTCTTGCTCATATCTCTTGCTCTGTTCTTGGTCGACTACTTTGCTCGTGACATTGAAACCAAAACCAGAAACGCCGAGGGACTTCAACGAGAACTCCATGGATGCAAATAAGTAGCTGGACAACGATCTTATGCTCCATATTCTTTGATCGTTCCACCATTTCTTCAATGCGTTCCCATCGAGCAGGAACTCAACCAGGTCTTGCCCATACGCTCCGAGGCAGAGGAACGCATACAATACAAACCATGGATTCGAAACCTACAAAACATTGAGAATTACATTAAAAGCTTTCAAACCCATTAAAGATCGAACGAAATCGAACTCAAATCATGTTTAAAACTTGGGGATTTACCTTGGGGAAGATGGAGACGCCATTGATGAGAGCCAATTGAGGGAGGAAGGCATAAACAGAGACagggaagaacaaaaatgacCATAATAAGTTATGGCAATAAGAAAGGCTCATGAGAAGACCAATGGATCGAACCCCAAAAGTGACAGGACTGTACTTGGAAAACGTCACTTCAAGAAGCCCAATTACCCATCTTTTCACTTGATTCACTGCATCGAGAAGATTCATCGGCGCATCGCCATAGAAAGCAACTCTGTCTGGATTGCAGAATATACTCCTCCACCCCTCGGATTGCAGTAGATACCCAGTGAAATAGTCCTCCACTAAAGACCCATATCTAAAACCCAGCTacaaaacaaacccaaatccCAAAATCACTCCTTTTACTTAACAAAATGAGTATcagttcaaattttcaatggATAGCGGCCATACCTTGGAACCCCATTTGGTGTGCGTTTCATACTCACACCCCGCAACCACACAGGCAAGGTCCAACACTTCCCGACACTTAATGGGTGTTTCCACGACATGATTTGGGTGGAGATTGGAGAGCTCTGGCGCTTCGAACGACGAGGGGCCTCCAAAGAAAGAACGTCGAGCAAAGAAACAGCCGGTGCCGAGATAAGCAGGGCCTAACAGGCCGTCCATACCAACAGGATTGAATAAGTACAAGCGCTTATATTCACTAGCGTAGATATCATTTTTGCTGAGTCCATGAAAGCGTTGGGGGAATTGAATATAGCTCAAGTTGGTGGCAACTTTTGGGTCCAAAAAGTAGCACAAGACTCGGCTTGGCGTTTGAGGGTCATTGGAATAAGTGTCACAGTCCAAAGTGAGAATAATGGGTGCATTGGTCATTACAGCTGATACTCGAAGCTATTCCATCACAAATAATAGAGACATTAGAGACGAGAACGAACAGAAATAGAATAAGATGTAGAGCTTACCAGAGCATTGAGGGCACCGGCCTTGAAATGGTGATGAGATGctgcatttttttctcttgaaacATAGATAAGATTCGGCATATCCTTGTTTTTGCTACTCTCGGACAACACCTGAAATTTATAACGTCTTATCTAGTTgagctaatttagagaatgatcatgaatttacaAGCAAATGAATACATCTCTAGTATCATGCCTTTTttggaagctcaaagcaaagtcagGAAGGCTTatacttaaagtggacaatatcataccattgtggagagtcgtgttcatctaacaagcTATGCATCGAATGCTACAAGACTCGTGAACTGTGAACGGGAATGGGAGTGTTACCTGAATGATGGGAGGATGATTGCGAGGAGTGAAGGATTTGGTCCATTTATCAAAACCCATACGCTCTTCGTCTCCATTTATGAGTTCATCTTCAACCTTCCCTTTCTCCAATGCATTTTCTACCCTCATTTTCATTTGCTCGTACATTATCTGAAATTCAAACCCcaacaaattatatttaatagtaatcattttaattaatattttggttgaattttttatgaactaaaaaataaaaggtaatttatattcatctactaaattaattttcttcctatattttaatttatcttcttacatataaaaagaaaaaaaaaacatttcaatcCCTtcagataaatatatatatatatagcaaatATCAAGAACAATTCTGTcgttatatgaaaattttgtcgATTTGTGTTACAAGAACGTGGAATTGTCTGCCACTCCATTACTGAACTTCATATTccattattctaaaaaaataaaattcagttTCCAAGTAATTAGGAggagaaatttgaagttttgtcgtttaaataaatgaataaataaataatttgattctgaaaagagattaataataccttgatcttctccttttcaGAGTTGGAATCTTTGTTTGAAGCGAAGAACGCATCGGGATTCCTTTCAACCACTCCGTTTCTCCTGCAAAACGGCAACCACTCTCCGGCGAACCTCGCCGCCTCTATAAAAGCAAACAGCGTCAAAACAGAGCCGCCGTCGTCGGAGACATACACCGAAAGCTTCTGGGTCGGGTACTCATAGGCCATGACCGACAAGGCCGTGTTGACCACATTCATCGGCGGCTCCTTGTACGGATCTGCCGTACAAATGAACACATCCAGCGCCGGAAAGTCCGAATCCTTCTTTAGTAACTGTTCTAGGTTTCCGGGGAACTCCCGGCGGCGGAGGGGAATCATGCGGTTGGTTTGAGTGACGGCCCAGAATAAGGCCAAAACGACGTCGGAGATGAACAGAAGAACAGAGACGAAGAAGGAAGTAAAAGAGGCGGGATAGAGAAGCGAAGCTAAGTGATAATAAAACAGAGTTAAGATGGCGGCAGTGTAAAAGGCGGCGAAGACGCGGTTGAAGGCGGTGGCGCGGCGAGAGATGTGTGGGGATTCGGAGTGAAGTGGTAAGGgcacggcggcggcggcggcgcgTGCTGTGTGTTCCTCCATCATTTCTTTAACAACTTTTGGGTGGTTTTGGTTATGCTAAGGCTTCATTGTAGATGTGAAATTTATGTCAACttctcaaaaataaataaataaataaataaataaattctccCATCAAATTGTGGCAGACACTCAAATCGTCTTTAAAccattattaaagaaaataaaataatctattttatttaataaaaataagcgATCCTTCTAAGAAAGAGaccaataattaaaaataataataataataaatatgaaataaattaatgaaaatatcctccccataattacttttaaaataaatttcaaaataaagtttttttttttttcggaaaCAATAAGGTTAAGGCTTgatgaataattattaaacaccttttgttttttcaataaaatagaaaaaaaaaacaagaaatttgagAACGACAGCAatacttttctttattaagaaaaaacaataaaaaaaaaaccttatttTCCCAATCCCACACAATACACAAATGAAAACTTTCTTAATTTATCAAccaaaaataaacacaaatttgaaataataataataaaacatatattatgtAGACATGTGGAGAACCAAATTTACGAAATTACCCGTGGGAAGATGTGGGCCAGCTGTGGAATAGCCCAATGGCCCAAAATGCATCGTGACCACAATAAAGGCCCGTTAAAAGGCCCATTAACCTCGGCCCAAAAGTGATTGGGCCGGACTTGGAGAAGAAGCAAtgggtatatatatttacacaAATAGAAGAAGCAATGGGTACTCACCTCTCCTCCTTTATTTCTgtgaaaatagttttttttttttttttttttttttttttttttttttttNAAAAGACTTCAAGAACCCAAAAGATTTTAAAGTATTCTAAGTAGTGTACTCCCAGCTTCAGCTATCAGCTGATTCCGAGGTTATTGCAGTTCCATCGAATTCGATCGCAGACATTGTGAGTCTTCTGCCCGAACTCGTCTTTACATCTTGACTCGACCATATGTATATTCTTCTCACCATGTTACAGAATTCCCTGCAAGATGATAAAACCATAGGAGGAGAATTATGCAACTCGGTATCGAATCGAACAATGAGGTTACTGGTTGAAGTGTGTGACTTACTGCCATGGATAATCGCCCATGAGCATCGTATCTCCTTCATCGTCTGTGAATACAATCTCCCACTTGTCACGAGGACGAAGTTCTCCCTTGATATCAAACATCTTTTCCATTTCGTCAATGAGTTGGTCATACCCTACCAATGTCGTAAGGTCCACCGCTCGTCCCACAGCCATCCCCTGCATTTGAACCTTCGATATGTCGATGACCAACAGAACCAAGTCAATAAATTAGCTTAAGCCCACAAAGTTCGAGACATGATTCGGCTGTTTAATTGATCGCTTATCTTATAGTCTCACCTTGGTTCGGCTTCGACAGTTGGTCGAGGCATTGTGCTTGTGCTGGATCTCTTTAGGAAGTGCTTGTAAAAGTCCTAATTTTCGTTCTTTAGAAGAAGCCTTTGGCAGGTTTGAGCCCTGCTGCTCTGCATTAGATGACAGCAAGGTATTGACATGGCTTTCAGTGACTTCATTTGCTGCGCAGTTCGATTGATCAGAAGTCCTTTCGGGTGGAACGGGCCTCTTAGAATGATCAATGAGCTCGATCCCAAACAAGCGACAGCTAGGAGCCACCTCGGTTTTCCTCCCCTCTTCCCCAAACTCATTTATTTGGTCACTCATTGGGTTCGATGTGCGTGGAGTTGGACACGTCGAGTGTGCTGTTGGCACTCCAGGGAAGACTGCTGACCAAACAGAATTGCTTTTATGGTCCTCTGTCGAATCCTTTAATCGATGCTGCGAAACACTCCCATTCGGGACGGTTAACCAAGAACCCTCGTTATGAGTCCTCGATACCGAATTCCCATTGCTGCTAATATCTGTTTGCTTGTAATGCCATCCTGCAGGAACACTCAGCTGTGTTTTATCATCATGTGGTTGAGTCGATACTGGATGTCGAAGAGTTGTCACGGTTGAATTATCAGACTCTGTGTCATGTACAAcgaacaaaagagaaaagaaacgTCACGATTAATCGATAACTTATTTCGACTCCTCCAATATCAAAAGAACTAATAGTTGGCTCTACGCAATACCTGGAATGTCAAGTGGAGGCCGAGGCCGTTTGTTCTTTACCGAAATTGATTGAGGAATGCTCTGGGACACGGGAGCCACAAACGGTTCGATCTCCCATGGCGAAACCCTCTCGGGTCTTTGAATAGATGCAAGTTCATCCCATTGAACCTGGAAAGGAAAGCAAATACAATCAAATATTGGAGGTGGCAGTAAGAATCAGTACTCCAGAGGAAGACATTACTCTCAGTGATCGCCATTGCGAATTGGGCCAGTAAGGAGATATGTCGTCAACGCCGATTATGGTGCCCGAAAACCTTGTCGATTAGCGAACGAGAAAAAGAGTTAGGTCGGAAAGCtcataaaagaagaagaaaagggattGCAGCATGTTTACCTTCTCTCAGGAGAGTCCTCTCCTTCAAACCTCATCTTGAACCTCATCCCAACTAAGAACTTAGTGTTCATGGCTTCTTTATACTTACTTAAGCTGACCAGAAACTGGCTTGCCCTGGAATCAAATGACAACAAATCGAAATAGACACACGACATGAGAATCCAAATCGACATCACAAAGTAcatagaacaaaaataaagtattaacaACCTCGGCTTATAATAGACAACGAAGCGAGTTAGAGTTGCAGCAGCATGAGATGCAGTAGCAAGCACTCCTAAGTGCATGCTGTGACTCGAAATCACAGACGAAGGCATGGTGCTTTGTTGACGAGAAAGACGCCTCACTCCGACTCGTAATTCCCCATTTTCCCCCCTACAAAACCATTTCACAAGTTAACCAAAGAAAAGTAACCTCCCCTCCACCGACGATCATCCATAGTACGAAAATCAAGATATACCTCAAGAATACAAACGAATCTCCAGCAACTAATCTCTTAGACGTAACAAAGGTGCTCCATCCGGTCGTTAGCAAATGCCTTCGAGGTTGACCTGTTCGTTCGTCATAGCACGGATTTACTATTATAAATGCAAAAGCTCAACATATGGTTGTGATCATAGTAAACCAGAAGGAGGCTCACCCCTGAATATATGCTTGAATCGCCACTCGTAACCGTGAAGATCTTTGGCTATGAGTTCTTGAGTCGGGGTCTGTTGGGTCATATCCTGAAGAACATCCACATGAGAAGATTACAAAATGCAACAATATTCGAGGGACGAAACAAGCTAAACAGTAGGATAACTCGGTAACGAAGAATTACCAATGGAGGCAGGCATTCGGTAGCGTGTTTACGGAGCACGGAGAATCCCCCATGGGTGCTAGTATCAGAAGCAGTTAAAACCTTGCAAAACGAATGAACTTTCGATTTTCGACATTCCCCCGGCGAAGGACCAGGAGTTGCAGGTTCCTCTTGCTGGACATCCATCATAATTTAGTAACAAGTCCAAACCAAAATAGACAAGTAACACAAAAGCTACAAACAGTTCTTACATTTCCTTCTGGAATTAAAGATATCTGTGCATAAACCTCATCCGTCTCCTGCTCTGCCTAAAATTCAAGGACAAGGACAAGCAAAATGGCTTATATTTTGAGCTCAAAACTCCAAACTACAAGGCCTAATAACCTGTTTGGTTCCCGAGAATATCCAAGAGGGTTCTTGTTTTCTAACCCACATTTTCTCAGAAGccaaacaacaagaacaacaaaggATGAAGAACAGAACATACCAGCAGCCGGACATCAACTACATGACAGAGAATTTTGGAGGGAAGATTAAAGGAAGGGAGTTTCTGATTTAGCTCCTGATTTGTAGATGCCTCCAACTATATGAAGCAAAAACATTCAATCAAGccaaaataaatcaaaattccaGCGGCAGAGCTCGATCTGATGCAGTGGAAATGATTCATCAACGAAGTTACCTGTTCCATGTGGCCTTGAGGAAAATAGAAAACATGTTCATGAACACGAGGAACTTCGACAAGAGGCCCAGCCGAGGCCTTCCATAGCTCAACGTAAAGGCCATCTCTTCCTGAACCTTGGAAATCGCCATTTACAGAGAAGGGAATTAGACCCAGAATCGGAttatgaaagaagaagatgaaagaagaaaaacccaTTAAAGTTATACCTTGAGATGAAACATTTGAGGGTGAAAACGACCCCCCACCCCGATTAGCCATTAATGTTGAAGCTTCCCCCACTCCCCCACAAGTCAAACAACACCAAACGAAGATTATCCAGAAACAGAGCCGCAAAAACGCATAAACCCACCTTTACTTACAACGCGTCAATGGCGATTTGGAAGATTTCCCAACAAGAAATACAACTCCACCGACCTCCACTTCCCCTTTGGCTGCCGTTACAGAACCGTTTAGTGGAGAAGCTCTGAAACCCACTCTcgcttccttcttcctctctcttcctctggtttttttctctttggaaTCCGGGAAGAACGCCGTTACAGAGAAttccaaaaggagaaaaaaaaaaaaaaaaaaaaaaaaaaaaaacttcccCGCTTCGTATTGTAGCGGTGCCTTAGTGCCTTATTGCTTCAGCTGCCGCctcttccctctctctctctctctctctctctctctacttgtctttttcgtttccttttgattttctaatGAACAGAGTCGAAACCCATGATTTTGTTCTGAGGAGAATAAACATAATCTCAATCACCCCATGTTTTTGTtcaagatttttctttctttcttttgggtATCCATGGAATAAACCCATTCCAACTCCCACCTTTTATACTGTCATAAAAATCTCCACAGTCCCCCACCCCCATCTTCTGGATTGCTAGTGTCCTAATTTTGTTCGCCTTTTAACTACCCTTATTAGCTATCTTACCTTCCAATCAActtgaatataatttaattgattatcTATTTTCGTCTATTGGATAGTGGTCAACTTCATTTTTATGCCCTTACAAgtacgtgagatctcacagtaaatacttctacttttcttttcctcaaagaagaacattaaatgttttattaaatatgtGTTTTGTTTAGGCTAATCTATAGTTAGGCATCTAAAACTTAAATTacacaaatttgaatttaaattatttgttcatttacaattttttagaatatttatattagaaaTGTAACTTAGAAGTCGAACCTACGTCTTTTACGGAAAAGCTATTGATGCGTTACCAAAATATCAGGCTCAAGTTTGGCGTTATTCCAAACAATTTAAATGCATACCATATGAACTTCGAAAGCATTAAACGTCTAGCCAAACATTCATTACAACACGCAAAGTTTagtaaaattatgaaaattgatttgttattataatatatttattttgttctcgtattttaaaaagttttaattactcttttaaataaaattttgaatttaattttgagagGAAAAATATCATACAGAAAAATGGGAGAAGTATGGTTAGAATGTAACCCAAGGAAGGGGTAAGGCAAACTATAGTTGGAAGAATGGTGGGGGTTGGGGGGAAAAGAAAGTGTTTGACGGTGAAGGGCTGCCGTGTGATAACGGTCGAACGGACGAtttataaaaggaaattaaaaagaaaaataaaataaatgtagaGAGTACGGAAAAAGACATAGAGATGCGTGTTATCAGAGTT
This genomic window from Cucurbita pepo subsp. pepo cultivar mu-cu-16 chromosome LG01, ASM280686v2, whole genome shotgun sequence contains:
- the LOC111780408 gene encoding auxin response factor 9-like isoform X2; this encodes MANRGGGSFSPSNVSSQGRDGLYVELWKASAGPLVEVPRVHEHVFYFPQGHMEQLEASTNQELNQKLPSFNLPSKILCHVVDVRLLAEQETDEVYAQISLIPEGNQEEPATPGPSPGECRKSKVHSFCKVLTASDTSTHGGFSVLRKHATECLPPLDMTQQTPTQELIAKDLHGYEWRFKHIFRGQPRRHLLTTGWSTFVTSKRLVAGDSFVFLRGENGELRVGVRRLSRQQSTMPSSVISSHSMHLGVLATASHAAATLTRFVVYYKPRASQFLVSLSKYKEAMNTKFLVGMRFKMRFEGEDSPERRFSGTIIGVDDISPYWPNSQWRSLRVQWDELASIQRPERVSPWEIEPFVAPVSQSIPQSISVKNKRPRPPLDIPESDNSTVTTLRHPVSTQPHDDKTQLSVPAGWHYKQTDISSNGNSVSRTHNEGSWLTVPNGSVSQHRLKDSTEDHKSNSVWSAVFPGVPTAHSTCPTPRTSNPMSDQINEFGEEGRKTEVAPSCRLFGIELIDHSKRPVPPERTSDQSNCAANEVTESHVNTLLSSNAEQQGSNLPKASSKERKLGLLQALPKEIQHKHNASTNCRSRTKVQMQGMAVGRAVDLTTLVGYDQLIDEMEKMFDIKGELRPRDKWEIVFTDDEGDTMLMGDYPWQEFCNMVRRIYIWSSQDVKTSSGRRLTMSAIEFDGTAITSESADS
- the LOC111780408 gene encoding auxin response factor 9-like isoform X1, with protein sequence MANRGGGSFSPSNVSSQGSGRDGLYVELWKASAGPLVEVPRVHEHVFYFPQGHMEQLEASTNQELNQKLPSFNLPSKILCHVVDVRLLAEQETDEVYAQISLIPEGNQEEPATPGPSPGECRKSKVHSFCKVLTASDTSTHGGFSVLRKHATECLPPLDMTQQTPTQELIAKDLHGYEWRFKHIFRGQPRRHLLTTGWSTFVTSKRLVAGDSFVFLRGENGELRVGVRRLSRQQSTMPSSVISSHSMHLGVLATASHAAATLTRFVVYYKPRASQFLVSLSKYKEAMNTKFLVGMRFKMRFEGEDSPERRFSGTIIGVDDISPYWPNSQWRSLRVQWDELASIQRPERVSPWEIEPFVAPVSQSIPQSISVKNKRPRPPLDIPESDNSTVTTLRHPVSTQPHDDKTQLSVPAGWHYKQTDISSNGNSVSRTHNEGSWLTVPNGSVSQHRLKDSTEDHKSNSVWSAVFPGVPTAHSTCPTPRTSNPMSDQINEFGEEGRKTEVAPSCRLFGIELIDHSKRPVPPERTSDQSNCAANEVTESHVNTLLSSNAEQQGSNLPKASSKERKLGLLQALPKEIQHKHNASTNCRSRTKVQMQGMAVGRAVDLTTLVGYDQLIDEMEKMFDIKGELRPRDKWEIVFTDDEGDTMLMGDYPWQEFCNMVRRIYIWSSQDVKTSSGRRLTMSAIEFDGTAITSESADS
- the LOC111780371 gene encoding cellulose synthase-like protein G3 yields the protein MMEEHTARAAAAAVPLPLHSESPHISRRATAFNRVFAAFYTAAILTLFYYHLASLLYPASFTSFFVSVLLFISDVVLALFWAVTQTNRMIPLRRREFPGNLEQLLKKDSDFPALDVFICTADPYKEPPMNVVNTALSVMAYEYPTQKLSVYVSDDGGSVLTLFAFIEAARFAGEWLPFCRRNGVVERNPDAFFASNKDSNSEKEKIKIMYEQMKMRVENALEKGKVEDELINGDEERMGFDKWTKSFTPRNHPPIIQVLSESSKNKDMPNLIYVSREKNAASHHHFKAGALNALLRVSAVMTNAPIILTLDCDTYSNDPQTPSRVLCYFLDPKVATNLSYIQFPQRFHGLSKNDIYASEYKRLYLFNPVGMDGLLGPAYLGTGCFFARRSFFGGPSSFEAPELSNLHPNHVVETPIKCREVLDLACVVAGCEYETHTKWGSKLGFRYGSLVEDYFTGYLLQSEGWRSIFCNPDRVAFYGDAPMNLLDAVNQVKRWVIGLLEVTFSKYSPVTFGVRSIGLLMSLSYCHNLLWSFLFFPVSVYAFLPQLALINGVSIFPKVSNPWFVLYAFLCLGAYGQDLVEFLLDGNALKKWWNDQRIWSIRSLSSYLFASMEFSLKSLGVSGFGFNVTSKVVDQEQSKRYEQELFEFGASSPMFVPMATAATVNLVGFAGGVIGIWRSRGVWEELFGQMVVAGFVVANCWPLYVAMAFRKDGGKLPLKITFLSFFLALLLCSFAAFLF